In Pseudoxanthomonas sp. SE1, the genomic stretch TCACGCCCGGCACCAGCCAGATCGAAAGCGTCGCCAGTGCGCTGCCGATCACCGTCGCTGCCAGGACATCGCTGGGGTAGTGCAGGCCCAGCACCACGCGCGAGACCGCCACGCAGGCCGCGAACGGGATCAGCAAAGGCGCCAGTACCGGGTAATGCGCCAGCGCCACGATGGTGAATGCGACCGCATGCAGCGTATGCCCGGACGGGAAGCTGAACTCGTCCAGCGGCGCGATCCATGCGCGGATGCGCACGTCCGACGCGAACGGACGGGGTCGCTTCGTCCAGCGCTTCAATGCCTTGTACAGCGTCAACGCGATCACACCGGTCGCCGCCAGGTGCGCCGATGCCGCCAGCCCGTCCATGCCATCGGCGACGATCAGCGCGGCCATCAGCACGTACCAGAACACGCCATCGCCCAGTCGGCTGACAAGGGCGAAGAAGCGGCGCACGCCGTTCCATTCGCCCCAGCGATTGGCCAGCAGGCACCAGCCGGTGTCCCGGCCGATGAGGGGATTACGCGGCAGCAACGGACGCATGGTGGCTTCTCCGTGTCAGGGCGAGGTCGGTCAGCAGGGCATCGAAATCGGCGGACACCTGGTCGGGATGCAGCGCGCGCATCGCGTCGCTGGCGGCGTCGCCCATGGCGCGGCGCGCCGGGGCATCACCCGCCAACCGCAAGGCCGCGGAGATGAAGCCGTCGTCGCTGTCGACGGCGGCGCCGTGCATGCCATCCACCAGATGCTCGCGCGCGGCACCGTAGTTGAACGCCACCGTCGGCACACCGCTGGCCATCGCTTCCAGCGTCACGTTGCCGAAGGTTTCGCTGTGGCTGGAAAACAGGAACAGGTCGCCGCTGGCGAAGTGCCGCGCCAGCGCGTCGCCACGCTGCACGCCGCAGAAGATGAAGTCCGGATGCTCCTGCGCGAGCCGCGCGCGGATCGGGCCATCGCCCACCCAAACGAACTTCGCGGTCGGATGCTGCTGCCGGATCGCCTCGAAGGCCCGGATCGACAGGTCCAGGTTCTTCTCCGCTGCGATGCGGCCCACGTAGATCACCGCCAGGTCGTCCGGCTGCAGGCCCCACTGCGTACGCAGGCGGTCATCACGCCGCGCGGGGCTGAAGTGCTGCGCGTCCACCGCCCGCGCCAATCGCACCACATGCCGGAAGCCCTGCGACTGCAGGAAGTCGGCCAGTTCGCGCGTCGGCACCAGCGTGGCGTCCGCGTCATTGTGGAAGCGGCGCATCCAGCGCAGCGCAGTGTGTTCGAGGAAGCGCGCGCCATAGTCGCGCATGTATTCGTCGAAGCGCGTGTGGAAGCCGGTGGCCACCGGAATGCCCAGCCGGCGCGCGGCGCGCACGGCAGACCACCCCAGCGGGCCTTCCGTGGCCACGTAGATCGCGTCCGGCGGGGACTGCCTCCACTGCGCCAGCAGGCGCCGGGTGGCGGGCAGGCCGAATCTCAGTCCGGGATAGCGCGGCAGGCTGGTGCCGCGCACGAGCAGCGTTTCATCCGCCGCACCGGCATCGCCCGCCTGCCGTGGGCGTACCAGCGATACCGCGTGCCCACGCTGGCGCAGGCCGGTTTCCAGCCCCTGCACGGTGAGGGCGACGCCGTTGACCTCCGGCGGATAGGTCTCGGTGACAATGGCAAAGCGCATGCGCAGCTCCACGTTTTGCGCATGCTGAGGGCGGGAGATGTAGCGTGTATTGCAGCGCGGTTACCGGCACATGACGCGGCAGGAAGAACGCCCCTCAGCGCATCTTCGGCCTGCCTGAGCGACGCCCGCCCGTGGCCGCCTCGCGCAGCAGATGCCGGAACCGTGGGCATTCGAGGTGGCTGGGCGCGGAGCAGGCCGCAGCGTGGCGCAGTCCGTCGCGCATGGCAGTCAGGCGCAGGATCATCGCGTCCAGTTCCCGCGCCTTCGCGCGCAGGCTGCGGCGATCGATATCGGGCCGGCCGTCGGCGCCGAACATCGCGGCGATTTCGTCGAGCGAAAACCCAGCCGTTTGCCCCAGGGCGATCAGCGCCAGGCGTTCCAGCACGTCCGGATCGAAGGTGCGGCGCAGGCCATGGCGTCCGATCGATGCGATCAGTCCTTTCTGCTCGTAGTAGCGCAGTGTGGATGCGGGTAAGCCGGACCGTTTCGCGACCTCGCCGATGTCCATCACGACCCCGCTTGACTTGAAGTTGACTTGAAGTGGCATCGTGCACGCCATGGTCGTGCGGCGCAAGCGTGCGCCGCGCCTTCAATCTGGGAGACCGCTATGGATTACCTGACCTGCACGCTGCTCGTCGGCATCGGCGCCACGCTCGCGATGGATGCCTGGGGCCTGCTGCGACGCGCGCTCTTTGGCGTGCCTGTCGCCGACTATGCCCTGGTGGGCCGTTGGCTGGGCCACATGCGGGCGGGCCGTTTCCGCCATGACGCCATCGCCCGCAGCGCCTCCGTCCGCGGCGAACGGACGCTGGGCTGGTGTGCGCACTACCTGACCGGCATCGCCTTTGCTGGAGTGCTTCCCCTGGTCTGGGGTGTTGCGTGGCTGCGTGACCCTACGCCGGGGCCGGCACTCCTGGTGGGACTGGTCACCGTCGCCGTTCCGTTCCTGCTGATGCAGCCCGGTATGGGCGCCGGCGTCGCGGCGTCCAGAACGCCGCGTCCCGGCATCGCGCGTATGCACAGCCTGCTGAACCACCTGATGTTCGGCGCTGGGCTCTATCTGTCGGCGTTGCTCGTACGTCCGTTCTTTTCCTTCTGATCCCATTCTTCCAACAGAAGTCCTGCATGCGTATTCCCGCCCGTTTCGCGCCGTTGCTGTTCGGTGCGCTGCTGTCCGCCATCATGGTGTCGTTGGTGTCCGCGTTCGTGCTGCTGGTCAACCAGGGGCTGCACGCGGGCTTCCTGGCAATCTGGGCGCGCAGCTGTGCCACGACGTGGCCGGTGGCCTTCGTCGCCGTCACCCTGCTGGCGCCGTGGGTGCGTCGGATCGTCGCGAGGCTGACGGCCTGATTCTTCAGCGGGTGAAGGCCGCCATCAGGCCGCGCGCTGTCCCCGTGCCGCCAACCGATGCCCCAGCCACGCCATCGGCAGGTAGGCGAACACCAGGTCCACCACGGTGAACCAGGGCGGTGAGGGCAGCATGGCGACGGCTGCGATGCCGCCCATCAGGAAGCAGGCGCCGACCACCCACGCCGGGCCGCGCGTGCGCCCGGGTGTCGCGAGCGTGGCGACGAAGGCCCCCACCAGCGTGCCGACCGCATGGGCCAGGAAGGGGAACAGGAAATGCTTCGGTTCGAACAGCGGCATCGCCGCCTTCAGGCCTTCCGTGGTGGTGGTATCGACACCTGCCGGCAGCGGAATGACATGCCCGCTGAGCATGACCAGCCCCATGTTGACGATGCTGCCGACGAACAGCCCGGCGATGACCGCCAGGATCAAACGGATCACACGCTTCATGACAACCTCCGGCAAGGATGCGAGGGATTGCCGGTCGGCGTGGGGCCGGCCGTGGCTGGGGCGACTATAGCCGAGCCTGTCCTGGTCATGGGACATGCGTGTGGACGTCGGCGTTGACGCCACTTCCCTGGGGGCGCCAGCGTCACCACGCGAATCCTTCCTTCCAGTCGCTCCGCGGCAGCCACGTCGTCTGGTCCGTCGATGCTGCCTGACGCCACGCTGCGCGCCACCATCGGTTCGATGTCCGAGAACCGCATCGCGCGCGCGCCGATCCTGGCGCCGATCAGGTTGTTGTGGATGTCCATGGCGTTGGAGCGCCTGCCGCGCCGTTCCATCACGCCGTTGACCAGGCCGACAGCGCGCGCATCGAGCGTGTAGGCCACCACGGCGCTGGCGAGCGTGTGCCGGTAAGCATCCAGCGGACCGTGGCGGCCACCCGGGAGCGGGCTTTGCAGGACGTGGGACCAGGTGTAGGTCAGGACGAAGGCGGGGTAGGCTGTCAGGAGCATTCCAATCAGTACGAGCCCGGTCCGCCACCGACGTTTTCGTTTCAGCGGCTGCATCGGCACTCCGGAAGGCGTCGCCGCATCAAAGGCCATGCGGCTCGACCACCACCGCTGTGCCGTAGCACAGCACTTCGGTCAGGCCGGCCATCACGTCGGTGGCGTCGTAGCGGACGGCGATGATCGCGTTGGCGCCCAACTGGCGCGCGTGCTGCAGCATGTCGCGGTAGGTCTCGTCGCGGGCCTGCTCGCACAGTTCGGTATAGATGGTGATGTTGCCGCCGAACAGCGACTGCAATCCGCCCAGGAAATTACCGACGATCGAGCGCGACCGTACCGTGATGCCGCGCACCAGGCCCAGATTGCGGACGATGCGGTAGTCCGGCAGTTCCAGTGCCGTGGTGACCATGGCGTCGTTCAGGGGTGAAGCCGCCGGACGCGTTGCCGGGGAGTTGTAGGGATCCGTCACGCGTTCTTCCTGTGGTGGTGCCGGGCGCCGGATGCCGGTGGCACGGGTCGGGGTCGGCGGATCGGGACCCATCCCCGCTCAAGTCCAGTTCCAGTTTCCGCTGGCATCGGATCGTTGTCGGGCGGTCGATTTCTTCGAAAGATCATGCATTCGCACCCTCCGCGGTGGAAAACAGCTTGAAGAAGTAGCCGGCCTCGTGCCAGTGCGGATCGGCATGCATCCGATACTCCCACGGCCTGGTGTGCGGCTTGTTGGCGAGTATGGATTGCAGGGTATCGTTCGCCTGTTCGGGGTCGTGCACTCGGAAGGACAACTGCCTGAGGCCGCCCCAAGTGCTGCGCGCCAGGAATAGTGCGTTGTTGCCCTCGATGGCCTTTTCGATGCTGTCGCCGATCTCGAAGAGAAGCGCGCTTTCTTCCGGGGTCGGCATGCCCTGGTCGGCGAGATGCGTGGCGTGGATGCTGATCTCGAGGTGCCAGGGGAATATGTCCAGATGCAGGAACGTCAACAACGCGTCATTGACGACAATGACTTCTGGAAGATCGCTGCGCATGGCGTCGAAGAGCGTGTAGTGCGCTTCCGGGAGAACGATGCGGACGTACTGGTCTGCCATGGATGCCGGACACCTCGATCACGTCATGGACTGCATTCTGACAGGGACGATGAGGCGAGGTCAGGATGAAACCAGCGATTGCGCGGCGCCATTGCTGGCGCCTATCTCGCCGATGGTCGCGAGATCGATTCCCTCGATGCACGCCAGGTTGTATCCGTATTCTGTCGGGACGCTGCGGCGTCGGTGATGCGTGTAGATGCCACAGAGGCTGCAGAAATAGTGCCTGGCGATCTTCGTGTTCCACTGGTACACGCTGAGCTTGTCCTCGCCGCGCGTGATGCGCAATCGGTCCAGGGTGACGCCCGCCATGATGGCGCCCCGGCGACTGCACATTGAGCAGTTGCAACGGCGTATGTTCTCGTGGCCATTGACCAGGTCCACCTCGAACTCGACCGCCTTGCAATGGCAGGTTCCTTTGACGGTCTGCGGGGTGATCACCGGTACGTCCTCGTTGTGGTCTGGCCGGAGGATCGGCCGTGATGGAAGATCATATGTGTGAGCGCCCGCCGGCATGCAATCTCGACGAGAGGGGCTGTCTCACGGCACGCGCTCGCCGCGCGCAGCGGTGAACAATGCGTACCATGCTTCCCGGCTCAGCTCGACGCCGTCGGCGGCGCAGCAGGCCGCCAGGCGAACCGGGTCGGTGGTGCCGACGATGGGTTGGATGCCGGCGGGGTGGCGCAGCAGCCAGGCGAGTTGGATCGCTTCCGGCGTGACGCCTTTCTCTTCCGCCAGATGGCGAAGCAGCTGGGACGTCTGGCGGATCACCGGATCGGCGAACTCCGAGGCCGTTGCGAACTTGCCGCCGGCCAGCGGCGACCACGCCTGCACGCGGATATCGTGCAGGCGGCAGTAGTCCAGCGTGCCGGCTGCTGCCGCATAGGCATGGCCGGTGGTGTTGGTGACCACGCCGTCGTCGATCAGGTGATGGTGCAGCAGGCTGACTTCCAGCTGATTGGCCATCAGTGGCTGCCGCACATGCCTGCGCAGCAGCGCGATCTGTCCGGCGGTGTGGTTGCTCACGCCGAAATGGCGCACCTTGCCGGCGGCATGCAGGTCGTCGAACGCGCGTGCGACCTCTTCCGGCTCCACCAGCGCATCCGGACGGTGCAGCAGCAGGACATCCAGGTGCTCCACGCCCAGTCGCGTGAGGCTGCCATGGACGGATGCGACGATGTGCGCATGACTGGAATCGTAGCGTCCCGGGGTGCCCGCCGGATCGTCGGCGAAGCGGATGCCGCACTTCGACTGCAGCACCATGCGCTGGCGCAGGCCGGGTGAGGCACGCAGCACGTCGCCGAACACCTGTTCGGACTTGCCGCGGGCATAGATGTCGGCATGGTCGAACAGGGTGATGCCATGGGCCAGCGCGGTTTCGACCAGGCGCTGCGCCAGGCGGCGCTCGTCGGCGGTCACGGGCGTGCTGTCCCACGCACGACTCAACTGCATGCAGCCGTAGGCGATGCGGGATACCGGCAGGTCCTGGGCGAGGAAAATGGTCTTCATCGTGTGCGTGCGAAGGGGGGAAGCGGCATCATGCCAGAGCGTCGTCGCGCTTCAGTTGCGTTGACGCTCGGCGATGAGTTTCTGCGAGAGCGCCTCGACCTCCAATGGTCGCGCCAGGTAATAGCCCTGCACATCATCCACACCCAGCGCCTGCAATGCGGCCAGTTCCGAGGCCGTCTCCACGCCTTCGGCGACCACGCGGGACTGCGTCTGGCGTGCGAACTCGATCAGTGCCGCGGCCAGCGCTCGCCGCGGTGAATCGGTGTCGATGCCTCGCGTGAGGGTCAGGTCCAGCTTGATGATGTCCGGATGGATGGCCAGCACGTGCCGCATGCTGGCGTAGCCCGCGCCGGCGTCGTCCACCGCCACGCGCACGCCGGCCTCGCGGAGCGGCGCCAGCCGTTCGTTGAGCAGCGTGTAGTCGTCGACCAGCGAATGTTCGGTGATTTCCAGCACCACGCGATGCGGGTCCAGATCGTCGATATAGCCGTCGATACCGCCGCTGATGACGGTCTGCGGCGAGACGTTCAAGGCCACGTAGAAATCGCCCTGGACATCGCGGAGCCCATCCAATGCCGAGAGGATGGCATTCAGTTCCAGGCGCACGCCCAGGCCGATCTCGCTGGCTTCGGCGAACCACACGTCCGGCGGGCGGCGCGGTTCCAGGTCGAAGCGCGACAGGCACTCCACGCCGATGATGCGGCGTTCGCTGCTGCGGTATATGGGCTGGTACACCATGTGCGGTTGGCCCAGCTCCAGCACCGAGGTGATGCGCTCCACCTTCTCCTCGTGTTCCTGCACGGCGTGCAGGTCGCCGTCGATCTGGTAGGCCAGCAGGTCGGCGAAGGCGCGCATCATGTGCAGGTCGCGCTGGCCCAGCGAGAGGTTGGGCGACAGGCTGAAGCAGCAGAAGGTGCCGTAGATGCGTCCGTCGCGCAGCTGGATGGGGACGCTGATGTGCGCGCCGATCGGAAGGTCGCGCGTTTCGGGCACGCGTTCCAGCAGGGGAATGGCGGCGGTGTCGGGAATCAGCTGCGGGATGCTGCCTTCGACCACCCGCATGCAGTAGCCCTCGTCGAGCGGGCTGGAATCGCCGGGCAGGATGGGCGCGCGGTCGAGCCGGGTGGCGACATGACGGAACACGCGGTGGCTGCCGTGGAACTCGCTGACGAAGGCCACGTCCATGTCGAGGTGGCGGCGGACGGCATCCAGCAGGCGATCCACATTGCGGCCGATGGCGATGGCTCCCGGTCCGCCTTCAAGCCATGCGTCCGTCAACGCAGCTTCGGGCACTCCTCGATCGATCACGGCTTCCTCCTGAATGCACGTACGCGACGAATCCTCGGCCTTCGGACACGCTCCCGCCGCAAGGGCGCACGGGAGGATGGCGTGGAGGAGTGGGGATGGGCCACGCCGCGGATCCGGGGCGGGTCCGAGTGTAACCTCAAGTCACACGGCAGGGGTGCGTGGGCCTTTCACGCCACGAAGGGCTTGAACGCCACGCCCAGGCCCTGCATGTCTTCGGGCTCGCCGACCAGGTCCGAGCGCAGCAGCGGGCGTGCGTCGATCCATTTCTTGCTGACCACCAGGTCGAGACGGTCGCCGTTCGCGGTCAGGTCCAGGCGCGGGATGGCTTCGGCATCGTGCGAGCGATGCAGCAGCACCGCCAGCCGCAGCAGCGCAGCCTTGCGCTTGGCGCTCAGCAGCAGGCGGTCGGGCAGGGCATCGAAGGCCATTTTCGGCACGCCACGCCGGTGGGTGCGCACCAGCGCGGACAACACCTGCTGCTCCTGGCGCGAGAAGCCTTCGATGTCGGAATGCTCCAGCAGGTAAGCCCCGTGCACGTGGTACTGGCTGTGCGCGATGGCCAGGCCGATCTCGTGCAGGCGCGCGGCCCAGCCGAGCATCCGCGCGTCGTCGTCGTCCAGACTCCAGCTCTGCTCCACCTGTTCGAACAGGCGCATCGCGGTGGCTTCCACGCGCGCGGCCTGGAATTCGTCGATGCCGTAACGCTGCATCAGCGCCGCCGTGGAAAGGTCGCGCGGATCGTTGTCGCTGCCGCGGCCCAGCATGTCGAACAGGATGCCTTCGCGCATGGCGGCCTTGCTGACCATCAGGCGCTGCAGTCCCAGCGCTTCGAAGGCCGCCTCCAGCACCAGGACGCCACCGGCGATGATCGGTCGGCGGTCGCTGGACAGGCCGGGCAGGTCGATGTCCTCGATGCGGTCTGCCTGCAGCAGCTTGTCGCGCACCTGTGGCAGCGCTTCGGCGGTCACCGCGCCCTTGGTCAGCTTCATCGCCGCGCAGATGTCGCCGATGGCCTTGTTGGTGCCGGATGAGCCGATGGCTTCCTGCCAGCCCAGGTTGCGGTACAGGCCGGCGAACTGCTGGAACTCGGCGCCGATCTCGGTGAGCGCTTCCTTCCAGCGCTTGCGCGACAGCTTGCCACCGGGGAAGAAGCGCCGTGTGCTGGCGATGCAGCCCGCCTGGAGGCTTTCGCGTTCCAGCGTTTCGAAGCCACGGCCGATGATGAATTCCGTCGAGCCACCGCCGATGTCGATCACCAGCCGGCGCTGGCTGGATTTCGGCGGCTGCGCGTGCGCGACGCCGAGGTAGATCAGGCGCGCTTCTTCGCGGCCCGACACCACTTCGATGGGTTTGCCGAGTGCGGCTTCCGCAGCGACCAGGAAATCCTGCGGGTCGCGCAGTTGCCGCACGGTATTGGTGGCCAGCGCGCGCACACGCGCGGCGGGGATGTCGCGGATGCGCTGGCCGAAGCGCGACAGGCAATCGAGGGCACGCTGGCGGGCCGCGGCGGACAGTCCGCCCTTCCCGTCCAGGCCGTCCGCCATGCGCACGGTCTCGCGCAGCCGGTCCACCACGCGCAGCTGCCCCAGCAGTGAGCGCGCCACCACCATGTGGAAGCTGTTGGAGCCCAGGTCGATCGCGGCCAGCAGGTCCCCGTCCTGGAGCGGCGGGGAGGTGGAGGAGGTCAGGGGCGCCATGCGATCAGTTTAACGGGTGCGGGCATGCAATGTGTCGACGCGATGGTGCGACGCAGGCGAGCGTTGTCGCCTCACACCTTCGCCAGCAGCGTGCCCTGTGCCGAGTGCGGCGCCTCATCGCCCGGTGTCAGCTTGACGTAGCTTCCGTCCGCCTGCAGTTCCCACGCGTTGCAGTTGTCGTCCAGGTAGTTCTGCAGGCCGTCCTTGAACACGCGCGCGGCGAGCTCCTTGTCGAGGATCGGGAAGCAGGTCTCCACGCGGTGCAGCAGGTTGCGTTCCAGCCAGTCGGCGCTGGCGCAGTACAGTTCCGGCGCGCCGTCGTTGCCGAACCAGTAGATGCGGCTGTGCTCGAGGAAACGCCCGACGATGGACCGCACGCGGATGTTGTCGGAGATGCCGGGCACGCCGGGGCGCAAGGCGCAGGCGCCGCGCACGATCAGGTCGATCCGCACGCCCGCCTGCGATGCCGCATACAGGGCGCGGATGATGCGTGGTTCGTTGATGGCATTGATCTTGGCGATGATGCGCGCAGGCTTGCCGGCCTTTGCGAGCCTGGCCTCGCGTTCGATCTTCTTGATAAGGCCCGGGTGCAGGGTGAAGGGCGATTGCAGCAGGCGCTTGAGCTTGGTGGTAGGGGCCAGGCCGGAAAGCTGCTGGAACAGCAGGTGCACGTCTGTGCCGATATCCGGGTCGCTGGTCAGCAGGCCGATGTCGGTATACGCGCGCGCCGTGCCGCTGTGGTAGTTGCCTGTGCCCAGGTGCACGTAGCGGCGCAGCTTGCGGCCTTCGCGGCGCACGATCAGCAGCATCTTGGCGTGGGTCTTGTAGCCCACTACGCCATAGACGACCTGCGCGCCGGCTTCCTGCAGCTTGTCCGCCACGCCGAGGTTGGCGTCCTCGTCGAAGCGCGCACGCAGTTCCACCACCACGGTGACGTCCTTGCCATTGCGCGCCGCCTGCACCAGCGCCTCGACCAGGGCCGAGTCCTTGCCGGTGCGGTACAGCGTCTGCTTGATGGCCAGCACATCGGGATCGACGGCGGCCTGCTTGACCACTTCGAGCACGGCCGCGAACGAATCGAACGGGTGGTGCAGCAGCACGTCGCCATCGGCGACCTTCTCGAAGATCGCATCGCTGTCGCGCAGCGTGCGCGGGGTGAAGGCCGGATACTTCAGTTCCGGGCGCTGCACCAGGTCGTAGACCTGGATCACGCGGTTGAGGTTGACCGGCCCGTTGATCGGGTACACCGCATGTTCCGGCAGGGCGAAGTTCTGCAGCAGCTGCCGCACGATGGGCTTGGGGCAGTCATGGGCGATCTCCAGCCGCACGGCCGGCCGGTAGCCGCGGCCCACCAGTTCGTCACGCAGGGCCAGCGCCAGGTTCTCCACTTCCTCTTCGTCGACCACGACCTCGGAGTTGCGGGTCACGCGGAACTGGTAGGAACCCTTGACCTCCATGCCCGGGAACAGCTCATCGACGAACACCGACAGCACCGACGACAGCAGGACGAAGTCGTTCTCGCCGCCGGACACGCGCTGCGGCAGGTGGATGATGCGGGGCAGCGAACGCGGCGCGCGGACGATGGCGAGGTGGCCGGCACGGCCGAACGCATCCTTGCCCTTCAGCACCACCACGATGTTGAGCGACTTATTGAGGATCTTGGGGAACGGATGCGCCGGGTCCAGGCCCAGTGGCGACAGCACCGGCATGATCTCGTTGCGGAAATAGGCGCGCAGCCAGCGCTTCTGGCGCGCGTTCCAGCTGTCGCGACCGAACACGCGTACGCCGGCTTCGGCCAGGCCGGGGCGCAGCACGTCGTTCCAGCACTTGTACTGCGCATCCACCAGTTCGGCGGCGCGGTCGTGGATCTTGTTGAGCACGGTGGCCGGGCTCATGCCATCCGCGCCGGGCGGCAGGCCGAAATCCAGCGCATGGCGCACGGTGGCCGCGCGGATCTCGAAGAACTCGTCCAGGTTGGTGCACGAGATGCACAGGAACCGCAGGCGCTCCAGCAGCGGCACCGACGGATCCTGGGCTTGCGCCAGCACGCGGAAGTTGAAGTCCAGTTGGGACAGTTCCCGGTTGAGGTAGAGCGCCGGGTCGCGCAGCGCGTCTTCGCCGGTCGCGGGGGCAGGCGTCGTGTCCAGGGCGGCGTTCATGCGGTCTGGCTGTCCGTGATGATGGGGGTGGGAGCGTCGAGGCGCGGCTCCACGCGTTCGGCGCCGAAGTGGATGGAGAACAGGCTGCCCTGGCCCACCTCGCTCTCGATTTCGAGGCGCGCCTGGTGCAGGTTCAGCACATGCTTGACGATCGACAGGCCCAGGCCGGTGCCGCCGCTTTCGCGCGAGCGGCTGGTGGACACGCGGTAGAAGCGCTCGGTGATGCGCGGCAGGTGCGAGGTCGGGATGCCGTAGCCGGTATCGCGCACGCTCAGCACGGCGCCGTCGCCCTCGCGCGCGAAGCGCACGGTGATCGTGCCGCCGACCGGCGTATAGCGCACTGCGTTGCTGACCAGGTTGGAGAACGCGCTGTGCAGTTCCTTGTTGGAACCGGACAGGTCGACGTTCGCCTCGTCCTGCATGACGATGGTGTGGCGTCGCTGGCTGAGGGCCTCGGCTTCGCGCCGCAGCGTGGCCAGCATCGGCGCCATGGCCACGTTCTCGTCGGGCAGGCTGTCCTGCGCTTCCAGCCGGGACAGCGTCAGCAGGTCTTCCACCAGCTGCGTCATGCGCTGCGACTGCTTCTGCATTTCGGCCAGCATCGGCGCCCAGTCCGGATACTCGGTCGGCTCCAGCATGTCCAGGTAGCCATGCACGACGGTCAACGGCGTGCGGAGTTCATGCGAAACGTTGGCGACGAAATCACGGCGCATCTGCTCCAGTCGCAGCATCTTGCTGACGTCGCGCGCCACCAGCAGCCAGTACTCGTCGGAATAGGGGATCAGCCGCAGGTTGAGGCGCAGGTTCGGGTCCACCGGCGAGGCGGCGTCGAGCATCGGTTCGGCATTGCGGCCGGCGGCCAGCCAGTGCGACATCGGCAACGGCTGCAGGCGATCACCGACCGGGGCGCCGATGTCCGCCGGGTACTGCAGGCCGAGCAGGCTGGTGGCGGCCTTGTTGAACCACTGCACGCGCTGGCTGTTGCGTTCCACCACCACGACCGCATCCGGCAGCGCGGCGGCAGCGGCGCGGTAGGCGCGCAGCATGTCGAGCAGGCGGCGCTTGCGGGTGCGCATCTCGGCCTGGCCGCGGAACAGCAGGCGGTCGAGTTCGTTCCATACCCCCCGGCCTTGCGCCGGTTCCAGGCGCTGGCGGGCGGTCAGCCGCAGCAGCACCTTGCGCAGGCGCCAGTAGTGCCACACGACCACGCCCAGCGCCGCCACGGTCACGATCGGCCACACGTGGCCGACCAGCAGGCCCACGACCACGGCCAGCGCCAGGATCAGCGCCAGCTGGCCGAGCGTCTTGAACCAGGCGGAACGGATGTCGTGGGGCATGGGGCGATTGTAGGCAGATGTGTATGACAGGAGGGATGGGGCTGCAGGGGCGTGATGGGTAAAGGGATTGGAAGAGGGTCAGCCTGGGCGCGATGTGCCGTGCGGGCAGTGGTCCGTCGTCATCCCGGTGAAGGCCGGGATCCTTGTTTTCGCTTTTGGCGCTGCTTGCGTCATTCCAGAGCAGGAACAACGGCGAGCGCCAAATGGCTCCCAGCCTTCGCTGGGACGACGGAAGCGGGACGGCGGGTCTTCCTCACATCCCCACGTCGATGGGCGAAGGTGCATTCACACCGGATGTCCGGACCTGCCGGAATCCTCACATCGAGGCCGAGAAGCGGTAGCCGGAACCGCGCACGGTCTGCACCATGTTCTCCAGGCCATGCGGTTCCAGGGTCTTGCGCAGGCGCCGGATATGCACGTCGACCGTGCGTTCCTCGACGTACACGCTGCCACCCCAGACATGGTCCAGCAGCTGCGTGCGCGAATAGACGCGCTCGGGGTGGGTCATGAAGAAGTGCAGCAGGCGGTATTCGGTGGGGCCGATGGCGACCGGCGTGTCGCCGGCGAACACGCGGTGGGCGGCACCGTCGATGCGCAGCTTGCCGACCGCGACGCTGCCGTCTTCGTCGTCGTCGCGCGAGCGGCGCATCACCGCGCGGATCCGGGCCAGCAGCTCGCGCGCGGAGAACGGCTTGACCACGTAATCGTCGACGCCGGCTTCCAGGCCGCCGACGCGATCGTTCTCTTCGCCGCGGGCGGTCAGCATGATGATGGGCACGTCGCGGGTCATCGCGTCCTTGCGCCAGCGGCGGGCCAGTTCCAGCCCGCTGGTGCCGGGCAGCATCCAGTCCAGCAGGATCAGGTCCGGCACG encodes the following:
- a CDS encoding glycosyltransferase family 1 protein — its product is MRFAIVTETYPPEVNGVALTVQGLETGLRQRGHAVSLVRPRQAGDAGAADETLLVRGTSLPRYPGLRFGLPATRRLLAQWRQSPPDAIYVATEGPLGWSAVRAARRLGIPVATGFHTRFDEYMRDYGARFLEHTALRWMRRFHNDADATLVPTRELADFLQSQGFRHVVRLARAVDAQHFSPARRDDRLRTQWGLQPDDLAVIYVGRIAAEKNLDLSIRAFEAIRQQHPTAKFVWVGDGPIRARLAQEHPDFIFCGVQRGDALARHFASGDLFLFSSHSETFGNVTLEAMASGVPTVAFNYGAAREHLVDGMHGAAVDSDDGFISAALRLAGDAPARRAMGDAASDAMRALHPDQVSADFDALLTDLALTRRSHHASVAAA
- a CDS encoding helix-turn-helix domain-containing protein, giving the protein MDIGEVAKRSGLPASTLRYYEQKGLIASIGRHGLRRTFDPDVLERLALIALGQTAGFSLDEIAAMFGADGRPDIDRRSLRAKARELDAMILRLTAMRDGLRHAAACSAPSHLECPRFRHLLREAATGGRRSGRPKMR
- a CDS encoding aldo/keto reductase: MKTIFLAQDLPVSRIAYGCMQLSRAWDSTPVTADERRLAQRLVETALAHGITLFDHADIYARGKSEQVFGDVLRASPGLRQRMVLQSKCGIRFADDPAGTPGRYDSSHAHIVASVHGSLTRLGVEHLDVLLLHRPDALVEPEEVARAFDDLHAAGKVRHFGVSNHTAGQIALLRRHVRQPLMANQLEVSLLHHHLIDDGVVTNTTGHAYAAAAGTLDYCRLHDIRVQAWSPLAGGKFATASEFADPVIRQTSQLLRHLAEEKGVTPEAIQLAWLLRHPAGIQPIVGTTDPVRLAACCAADGVELSREAWYALFTAARGERVP
- a CDS encoding GFA family protein, which produces MITPQTVKGTCHCKAVEFEVDLVNGHENIRRCNCSMCSRRGAIMAGVTLDRLRITRGEDKLSVYQWNTKIARHYFCSLCGIYTHHRRRSVPTEYGYNLACIEGIDLATIGEIGASNGAAQSLVSS
- a CDS encoding phosphatase PAP2 family protein, whose protein sequence is MRPLLPRNPLIGRDTGWCLLANRWGEWNGVRRFFALVSRLGDGVFWYVLMAALIVADGMDGLAASAHLAATGVIALTLYKALKRWTKRPRPFASDVRIRAWIAPLDEFSFPSGHTLHAVAFTIVALAHYPVLAPLLIPFAACVAVSRVVLGLHYPSDVLAATVIGSALATLSIWLVPGVSLLG
- a CDS encoding DUF2938 domain-containing protein; its protein translation is MDYLTCTLLVGIGATLAMDAWGLLRRALFGVPVADYALVGRWLGHMRAGRFRHDAIARSASVRGERTLGWCAHYLTGIAFAGVLPLVWGVAWLRDPTPGPALLVGLVTVAVPFLLMQPGMGAGVAASRTPRPGIARMHSLLNHLMFGAGLYLSALLVRPFFSF
- a CDS encoding DUF695 domain-containing protein, translated to MRSDLPEVIVVNDALLTFLHLDIFPWHLEISIHATHLADQGMPTPEESALLFEIGDSIEKAIEGNNALFLARSTWGGLRQLSFRVHDPEQANDTLQSILANKPHTRPWEYRMHADPHWHEAGYFFKLFSTAEGANA
- a CDS encoding YbjQ family protein, producing the protein MVTTALELPDYRIVRNLGLVRGITVRSRSIVGNFLGGLQSLFGGNITIYTELCEQARDETYRDMLQHARQLGANAIIAVRYDATDVMAGLTEVLCYGTAVVVEPHGL
- a CDS encoding DUF2798 domain-containing protein encodes the protein MRIPARFAPLLFGALLSAIMVSLVSAFVLLVNQGLHAGFLAIWARSCATTWPVAFVAVTLLAPWVRRIVARLTA